In Aquamicrobium sp., the genomic stretch GACCACGGCAAGTTCGACAAACGCGCGCTGGTGCTGCTGACCCCGTGGCACGACGCCATGACTCTGGTGACCGACCGGGAGCCTGAAGGCGCGCTCATGGCCGCGATCCGCAAGGGCGGCGCCACGCTGTCGCTTCCCAAGTCCGCCTGAGGCGTGCGCAACTCACGCGCGCCCGGGCCGGATCTGCGATCCTAGTCCAGATCGGTCCGCGAAAACTGCTGGACCGAATCGAGGGCGGCGAAGGTCTCCTCGACCCAGCCTCTCGACACGAGGTGCTTGCGGGTGCGCTCGTTGAGGCCGCCTTTCGTCTCGTGCTCACGCACGAGGTCGGGCAGCGGCTCCGGCGAGCGGAGCGCGGTCTCGGCAAGGCCGGAGAAGATCGCCCGCACATAGGTTTCCGCCGCCTCGCCCGCGACCCCGCGCCCCTCCAGCCAGGTCACGAGCCCGGCCTGAAGCGCGAAGAACGTCGACATGAAGCCGCTGACGCCGCCCATGGCGACGAGTTCGCGCTCCGTTTGCGGCACGATCACCTGCCCCATGCCGTGGAGCAGATCGGCGACGGCATCGACGCGCGGATAGTGGATGATCGGCCCCTTGCACATGGCGACCGCCGGCAGCGGCAGGACGCGGCAGACGACGGCGCCCGGCGCATACGCGCTGATTTCCGGCACTGTCAGCCCCGTCACGAAGGAGCAGACGATCTGGCCCGGCCGGAAGTCGATCCCCGTCAGCGCCTCCTCCACCTGAGCGGGGCGCATCGCCAGGAAGACGATGTCGCTGTCCCGCGCGACCTCGGCGTTGGACGCCGCGCGGCTCACGGTTTCGAACCGCGCCGCCAGCGCTTCGGCTCTTTGCGCCGACCGCGGCGAGACGAGGACGGGGTTGCGCCGGCCGCTGGCGACCAGCCCCTCGATGAAGGCGCCGGTTATCGTACCCGTCCCGATGAAGCCGAGCGTCTTCATGGGTCTCACGCCTCGGCGCCGGTGAGGCCGGACAGGAAGCGCCGGCAGCGCTCGGTCTTCGGCGAAACCAGCACCTCGGCCGACGGCCCCTGCTCGACGATCAGCCCGCGCTCCATGAAGATGGTCCGGTCGGAGGCATGCCGCGCGAATTCCATCTCATGGGTGGCGATCAGCATCGTCATGCCCGAGTTGCGCACCTCGCGGATGACGTTGAGCACTTCCTGCACGGTCTCCGGATCGAGGGCCGAGGTCGGCTCGTCGAACAGCATGAGCCGCGGCTCCATCGCCAGCGCGCGGGCGATGGCAACGCGCTGCTGCTGCCCGCCGGACAATTGCCGCGGATAGGACTGCGCCTTGTCGGCGAGGCCGACGCGGTCGAGCAGCGCGAGCGCGCTCTTCTCGGCCGCCTGTCGCGCCACGCCGCGCACGAGGCGCGGCCCGGAGGCGACGTTCTCCAGCGCCGTCATGTGCGGGAACAGGTTGAAGCTCTGGAACACCATGCCGATCGCCTCGCGCTGCCGCGCCTGATGCCGCACCGAGAGCGGCCGGCGCGCGCCGGCGGCATCGACCCGCGCCCCGATCTCCTCGCCGTCGACGACGATCGTGCCCTCGTTGATCTGCTCCAGCGCGTTGATGCAGCGCAGCAGCGTGCTCTTGCCGGAGCCGCTCGGCCCGATGAGGGCGACGGCCTGCCCCTTTTCGACCTCCAGCGACACGCCGCCGAGCGCGACGAAGTCGCCGAAGCGCTTCACCGCGTTGACGACCCGGATGAAGGGCGCGGCACCCTGCGGGGCGCTCATGCCGGCGCCCCGGCGGCGCGCTTGGTCGAGACGGGCGCCGTTTCCGCGAACCAGCGCGAGTTCCGCTTCTCGAAGGCGCGCTGGAGGAAGGTCCAGAGCGCGGTCAGCAGCAGGTAGTAGATGGTGGCGACCGTCAGCGCCTCGAGCACCCGGAAATTGTTCTGGATGACGTTGTCGGTCGCGCGGAAAAGCTCTGTCATCGAGATCACCGACACCAGCGACGTGTTCTTCAGCTGCCGGACGAACTCGTTGCCCAGCGGCGGGATCGCGATCCGCAGCGCCTGGGGAAAGACGATCGTCCGCATGATGGTGAAGGGCCGCATGCCGATGGCGCGCGACGCCTCCCATTGCGAGGGCGGCACGGCGGAGATCGCCGAGCGGACGATTTCCGCGACATACGGGCTTTCCGACAGGGTAAGGCCGA encodes the following:
- a CDS encoding NAD(P)-binding domain-containing protein translates to MKTLGFIGTGTITGAFIEGLVASGRRNPVLVSPRSAQRAEALAARFETVSRAASNAEVARDSDIVFLAMRPAQVEEALTGIDFRPGQIVCSFVTGLTVPEISAYAPGAVVCRVLPLPAVAMCKGPIIHYPRVDAVADLLHGMGQVIVPQTERELVAMGGVSGFMSTFFALQAGLVTWLEGRGVAGEAAETYVRAIFSGLAETALRSPEPLPDLVREHETKGGLNERTRKHLVSRGWVEETFAALDSVQQFSRTDLD
- a CDS encoding amino acid ABC transporter ATP-binding protein, whose translation is MSAPQGAAPFIRVVNAVKRFGDFVALGGVSLEVEKGQAVALIGPSGSGKSTLLRCINALEQINEGTIVVDGEEIGARVDAAGARRPLSVRHQARQREAIGMVFQSFNLFPHMTALENVASGPRLVRGVARQAAEKSALALLDRVGLADKAQSYPRQLSGGQQQRVAIARALAMEPRLMLFDEPTSALDPETVQEVLNVIREVRNSGMTMLIATHEMEFARHASDRTIFMERGLIVEQGPSAEVLVSPKTERCRRFLSGLTGAEA
- a CDS encoding amino acid ABC transporter permease, whose protein sequence is MQVWDWSVFFNTLINPGILQGVWTTIWLTMVTLVLAIIVGTIVALIGRIERLPAQWFYQGYVAFFRATPLLVQLVFLYSALPQMDIRLTVIQAAIIGLTLSESPYVAEIVRSAISAVPPSQWEASRAIGMRPFTIMRTIVFPQALRIAIPPLGNEFVRQLKNTSLVSVISMTELFRATDNVIQNNFRVLEALTVATIYYLLLTALWTFLQRAFEKRNSRWFAETAPVSTKRAAGAPA